The uncultured Roseibium sp. genome contains a region encoding:
- a CDS encoding DUF5368 domain-containing protein, producing MQELTPGMLIAVFEEMFGPVLFWAMVAAAGAITLAYLYVLIRDRSLSMRKFFLAQLSMPVGAVAAIWFVQEVTHSSHKDLGGPIDLIAYLGIGALGAVGMAVLVYTLQSLVRRGPAFNEER from the coding sequence ATGCAAGAACTCACACCCGGCATGCTGATTGCCGTTTTCGAGGAGATGTTCGGCCCGGTCCTGTTCTGGGCCATGGTGGCCGCGGCAGGCGCAATCACGCTCGCCTATCTCTATGTGCTGATCCGCGACCGGTCGCTCTCCATGCGCAAGTTTTTCCTGGCGCAGCTCTCCATGCCCGTCGGGGCGGTGGCGGCGATCTGGTTCGTCCAGGAGGTCACCCACTCCAGCCACAAGGACCTCGGCGGGCCGATCGACCTGATTGCCTATCTGGGCATTGGCGCGCTCGGCGCCGTCGGCATGGCGGTCCTGGTCTACACGCTCCAGTCCCTGGTGCGCCGCGGACCGGCCTTCAACGAGGAGAGATGA
- a CDS encoding SLAC1 anion channel family protein gives MTIAQETEPAKGAVSRLEHYPVTFFAIVMGLMGLTLALRAAEKAWSLPAMLSTWALVLACAVLVVVTIGYVAKVLKAPGAVAAEWHHPVKVAFFPTISISTILLAMVLLPIAPAAAHVFWLIGTVAQGALALAVIGVWISHRPFQTPHLSPAWFIPAVGNVLVPIAGMELGYTDLSWLFFSAGLLFWIVLLTLVFNRLVFHDPMPGKLMPTLTILIAPPAVAYVSWSHMVGEPGPFGQILLNLGYVFFLIVLTQAARIRTIPFALSWWALSFPVAALAISSFLHAHHTGSDTYRIFGTAALGLLAAIIVYLLGRTGLAIGRGEICQPE, from the coding sequence ATGACCATCGCCCAGGAGACGGAACCGGCGAAAGGGGCGGTGAGCCGGTTGGAACATTATCCCGTGACCTTCTTCGCCATCGTCATGGGGCTGATGGGGCTGACGCTGGCGTTGCGCGCGGCGGAAAAAGCCTGGTCGTTGCCCGCGATGCTGTCGACCTGGGCGCTCGTCCTGGCCTGCGCCGTGCTCGTCGTCGTCACCATCGGCTATGTGGCCAAGGTCCTCAAGGCGCCTGGCGCCGTTGCCGCGGAATGGCACCATCCGGTCAAGGTTGCGTTTTTCCCGACGATCTCGATCTCGACCATTCTGCTGGCGATGGTGCTGTTGCCGATCGCCCCGGCCGCCGCCCATGTGTTCTGGCTCATCGGCACCGTCGCTCAGGGCGCGCTCGCGCTTGCCGTGATCGGCGTGTGGATCAGTCACCGGCCGTTCCAGACGCCGCATCTGTCGCCGGCGTGGTTCATTCCCGCCGTTGGCAACGTTCTGGTGCCCATTGCGGGTATGGAACTGGGCTACACGGACCTCAGCTGGCTGTTTTTTTCGGCAGGACTTCTGTTCTGGATCGTGCTTCTGACGCTGGTCTTCAACCGGCTGGTGTTCCACGATCCGATGCCCGGAAAACTGATGCCGACCCTGACGATCCTGATCGCCCCGCCGGCGGTCGCCTATGTCTCCTGGAGCCATATGGTCGGCGAACCGGGACCCTTCGGCCAGATCCTGCTGAACCTCGGTTATGTGTTCTTTCTGATCGTGCTGACCCAGGCGGCCCGCATCCGGACGATCCCGTTTGCGCTGTCCTGGTGGGCGTTGTCTTTCCCTGTCGCGGCCCTGGCGATCAGCAGTTTCCTGCACGCCCATCACACCGGTTCGGACACCTACCGGATCTTCGGCACGGCGGCGCTTGGGCTGCTTGCCGCGATCATCGTCTACCTGCTTGGCCGGACCGGACTGGCGATCGGCCGCGGGGAAATCTGTCAACCTGAATAA
- a CDS encoding PepSY domain-containing protein codes for MTEQTKRGASSALYRAVWRWHFVAGLLILPFVAILAVTGGIYLFKDEINDVAYGPLRFVTPGETARLSPSEITAAALASHPGTLKAYGPPAAANRSAEVKILGADGLKDTIYVNPYDGAVLGSLWDGGAAGSPAMFVVRKLHSLEYVGWLGNRLIEAAAGWMVLLVGTGIFLWLPRGRQTGTVSIKAKRGRPWWRDLHAVTGLYTGLFIVFLAMTGLPWSSVWGGKFYDYAYQLGLGMPDGYWSNTPVSTVPVADAVDRAPWIMEKQPMPLSGVAEGVPQALDNVVATVEKLGIVPGYAISMPNGPEGVFTASVYPDDITDERVIHLDQYTGKVLYDAGLNDLGALGWAAEWGISIHMGQAWGLANQIVLLLACVAMVTLCVSAAVMWWKRRPAGSLGAPQVPVDWRIPRTLLLIAVAAGLFFPLVGLSMLGLAVIEFGIYLAKRNRIQPT; via the coding sequence ATGACAGAACAAACCAAACGCGGCGCGAGTTCCGCGCTCTATCGTGCCGTCTGGCGCTGGCACTTTGTGGCCGGCCTCCTGATCCTCCCATTTGTCGCGATCCTCGCCGTTACCGGCGGGATCTATCTTTTCAAGGATGAAATCAACGATGTGGCCTACGGTCCGTTGCGTTTCGTGACGCCGGGCGAGACAGCAAGGCTGTCCCCGTCCGAAATCACCGCAGCGGCTCTGGCCTCCCATCCCGGAACGTTGAAAGCCTATGGGCCGCCCGCCGCCGCCAACCGCAGTGCCGAGGTCAAGATCCTTGGAGCGGACGGGCTGAAGGACACCATCTACGTCAATCCCTATGACGGAGCCGTTCTGGGCAGCCTTTGGGACGGTGGCGCAGCAGGAAGTCCGGCCATGTTTGTTGTGCGCAAACTGCACTCCCTGGAATATGTGGGCTGGCTCGGAAACAGGCTCATCGAGGCAGCCGCGGGCTGGATGGTGCTTCTCGTCGGAACCGGCATCTTCCTCTGGCTGCCGCGCGGACGCCAGACCGGCACGGTTTCCATCAAGGCGAAACGCGGGCGTCCCTGGTGGCGCGATCTGCATGCGGTCACGGGTCTTTACACCGGCCTGTTCATCGTGTTCCTCGCGATGACCGGGCTCCCCTGGTCGTCTGTCTGGGGTGGCAAGTTCTACGATTATGCCTACCAGCTGGGGCTGGGCATGCCGGACGGCTATTGGTCGAACACACCGGTCTCGACCGTCCCGGTCGCAGATGCGGTGGATCGCGCGCCCTGGATCATGGAGAAGCAACCCATGCCGCTTTCCGGTGTGGCCGAAGGTGTGCCTCAGGCACTCGACAACGTCGTCGCCACGGTTGAGAAACTGGGCATCGTGCCGGGCTATGCCATCTCGATGCCGAACGGTCCCGAAGGCGTTTTTACCGCTTCGGTCTATCCCGATGACATCACCGACGAGAGGGTGATCCACCTCGATCAATACACCGGAAAAGTGCTGTACGACGCGGGTCTCAACGATCTCGGGGCGCTTGGCTGGGCCGCCGAATGGGGGATCAGCATCCACATGGGTCAGGCCTGGGGGCTTGCCAACCAGATCGTGCTGCTTCTGGCCTGCGTCGCGATGGTGACGTTGTGCGTGTCCGCCGCGGTGATGTGGTGGAAGCGCCGTCCCGCCGGTAGTCTCGGTGCGCCCCAGGTTCCCGTCGATTGGCGCATCCCGCGCACCCTGCTGTTGATCGCAGTTGCCGCCGGTCTCTTCTTTCCCCTTGTCGGACTGTCGATGCTGGGACTGGCCGTAATCGAATTCGGTATCTATCTGGCGAAAAGGAACCGCATTCAGCCGACGTGA
- a CDS encoding DUF2946 family protein, whose amino-acid sequence MNALRNAIRGKRRHGSRRSPMAFAAYLAVLPFVLLSFMAPGTMTVSDADGLPKIVICTGDGPLEMAVGNDGSLQLPDDQPTDRDGHDCAWAFHGQSALDLSIPVFPAAVVLRVPVKHVVSQDQVRQRPNLFTGLARAPPADLA is encoded by the coding sequence ATGAACGCACTGAGAAACGCAATTCGCGGCAAACGCAGGCACGGCTCCCGCCGGTCGCCGATGGCGTTTGCCGCGTATCTGGCGGTTCTCCCGTTCGTCCTGCTTTCGTTTATGGCGCCCGGGACGATGACCGTCTCCGACGCCGATGGCCTGCCCAAAATCGTCATCTGCACCGGCGACGGCCCTCTGGAGATGGCTGTCGGCAATGATGGCAGCTTACAGCTTCCCGATGATCAGCCGACAGATCGGGATGGCCATGACTGTGCCTGGGCATTCCATGGTCAGTCCGCTCTCGACCTTTCGATCCCGGTCTTTCCGGCAGCGGTCGTTCTGCGTGTCCCTGTCAAACACGTCGTTTCTCAGGATCAGGTCCGGCAACGGCCGAACCTCTTTACCGGACTTGCCCGCGCGCCCCCTGCGGACCTGGCGTAG
- a CDS encoding SDR family NAD(P)-dependent oxidoreductase produces MTSPQVLPLALIVGVGSGLSASLARRLHREGYRVVLAARDTAKIADLAAETDALCIPCDASNPAEVDTLFASLEGPLRVAVYNPSARERGPLTDLDRDGVRHALHVTAFGAFLVGQAAARAMLAQEPENGVRGTILFTGASAGVKGFPQSAPFAMGKFAQRGLAQSMARELHPQGIHVAWINIDGSIRNPGWVEPADKPDSMLDPDAIAETYLGLINQDRSAWTEELAVRPWVERF; encoded by the coding sequence GTGACATCCCCCCAGGTTCTTCCCCTGGCCCTTATCGTCGGTGTCGGTTCCGGCCTGTCCGCCTCGCTTGCCCGCAGGCTGCACCGGGAAGGCTACCGGGTCGTTCTGGCGGCACGGGATACGGCCAAGATCGCCGATCTCGCGGCCGAGACGGACGCCCTCTGCATTCCGTGCGATGCCTCCAACCCGGCAGAGGTCGACACCCTGTTTGCCAGCCTGGAGGGGCCGCTGCGCGTCGCCGTCTATAACCCGTCCGCCAGAGAACGCGGCCCGCTCACCGATCTGGACCGGGACGGCGTGCGACATGCGCTGCATGTGACCGCCTTCGGCGCCTTCCTTGTCGGCCAGGCGGCGGCGCGGGCCATGCTGGCGCAGGAACCGGAGAACGGGGTTCGGGGTACGATCCTCTTCACCGGCGCCTCGGCCGGCGTGAAGGGCTTTCCGCAGTCGGCGCCGTTTGCCATGGGCAAGTTCGCCCAGCGGGGCCTGGCCCAGTCCATGGCGCGCGAACTGCACCCGCAAGGCATCCACGTCGCCTGGATCAACATCGACGGCAGCATCCGCAATCCGGGCTGGGTCGAGCCCGCCGACAAGCCGGATTCCATGCTCGATCCCGACGCCATCGCCGAAACGTACCTGGGCCTGATCAATCAGGACCGCTCGGCATGGACGGAGGAACTGGCGGTGCGGCCGTGGGTGGAGCGGTTTTAA
- a CDS encoding Tat pathway signal protein, translating to MLSRRTLIVSGLSAAAAGAVGYGLWPRLGGYEEEAARERRLLASDPALTGFVRMATLAANGHNTQPWKFRLDEDRVRILPDFACRTKAVDPDDHHLFVSLGCAAENLAIAAAAHGRPGDVRISGGPEPHVEIVLGQGLASNEALYAAIPERQSTRSVYDSRPVSAEDLALLKAAAEEDGVSVLLFTDPPDTDAILEFVVAGNSAQMDDPAFVAELLKWIRFSPAEALASKDGLFAACSGNPALPAWAGDLVFNAVFTKKAENDKYRDHIRSSSGVAVFIGNKADFDHWMRVGRSFQRFALQATALGIRNAHINQPVEVPAIRTEFARWLGLPDTRPDLVVRFGRAPALPMSLRRPVADVVL from the coding sequence ATGCTGTCGCGCCGTACATTGATTGTCTCTGGGTTATCTGCCGCAGCCGCAGGTGCCGTTGGTTACGGTCTGTGGCCGCGGCTCGGCGGTTACGAGGAAGAGGCGGCGCGGGAGCGCCGGCTTCTCGCCTCCGATCCGGCCCTGACCGGGTTCGTGCGCATGGCAACGCTTGCCGCCAACGGCCACAACACCCAGCCGTGGAAGTTCCGGCTCGACGAGGATCGCGTGCGCATCCTGCCCGATTTCGCATGCCGCACGAAGGCCGTCGATCCGGACGACCATCATCTCTTCGTCAGTCTGGGATGCGCCGCGGAAAACCTGGCGATTGCCGCCGCCGCCCATGGTCGGCCGGGCGACGTCCGGATCTCGGGCGGGCCCGAGCCGCATGTCGAGATCGTCCTCGGACAGGGCCTTGCGTCAAACGAAGCGCTTTATGCCGCGATCCCGGAGCGGCAGTCGACCCGCTCCGTTTACGACAGCCGACCGGTCTCCGCCGAAGATCTGGCGCTGTTGAAGGCGGCGGCCGAAGAAGACGGAGTGTCGGTCCTGCTCTTCACAGACCCGCCTGATACGGACGCCATCCTGGAGTTCGTGGTCGCCGGCAACAGCGCCCAGATGGACGATCCCGCGTTCGTCGCCGAGTTGCTTAAGTGGATCCGGTTCAGCCCTGCCGAGGCGCTTGCCAGCAAAGACGGCCTGTTCGCCGCCTGCTCCGGCAATCCGGCCCTGCCGGCCTGGGCCGGTGATCTTGTGTTCAATGCCGTTTTCACCAAAAAGGCGGAAAACGACAAATACCGTGACCACATCCGCTCCTCCTCCGGGGTTGCGGTCTTCATCGGCAACAAGGCCGATTTCGACCACTGGATGCGGGTCGGGCGCAGCTTTCAGCGCTTCGCGTTACAGGCCACGGCCCTCGGTATTCGCAACGCCCACATCAATCAGCCGGTGGAAGTGCCCGCGATACGCACCGAATTCGCCCGTTGGCTCGGCCTCCCGGACACCAGGCCGGACCTCGTCGTCCGCTTCGGCCGGGCCCCGGCCCTGCCCATGTCCCTGCGCCGTCCCGTTGCCGATGTGGTCCTCTGA
- a CDS encoding Lrp/AsnC ligand binding domain-containing protein: protein MYGATAWSFSGVFAGRLSLFLNRIRCRYFDRGQRGREIAVKTNRVGPSLHGGVDVQWIGQADARARLQALVRIKPRSGQLHVVEKRVEEQPRFLSCDRVTGDDCYVTRLALADVAELDDILLPFHERAETHTSIVKSSIFETRLPPLRPVK, encoded by the coding sequence ATGTACGGCGCGACAGCATGGTCTTTCTCCGGTGTGTTTGCCGGACGGTTGAGCCTGTTTCTAAACCGCATTCGCTGTCGTTATTTTGACAGGGGTCAAAGGGGGCGGGAAATAGCGGTCAAAACCAACCGGGTCGGACCCAGCCTGCATGGCGGTGTTGACGTCCAGTGGATCGGACAGGCGGATGCGCGCGCTCGGCTCCAGGCGCTGGTGCGGATCAAGCCCCGCAGCGGGCAGCTACACGTCGTCGAAAAGAGGGTCGAGGAACAGCCCCGGTTCCTATCCTGTGACCGCGTCACCGGAGACGACTGTTACGTCACCCGCCTCGCGCTGGCAGATGTGGCGGAACTGGACGACATCCTGCTCCCGTTCCACGAGCGCGCCGAAACCCATACCTCGATCGTGAAATCCTCGATCTTCGAAACCCGCCTGCCGCCTTTGCGTCCGGTGAAGTGA